From the genome of Chlorocebus sabaeus isolate Y175 chromosome 2, mChlSab1.0.hap1, whole genome shotgun sequence, one region includes:
- the ARFRP1 gene encoding ADP-ribosylation factor-related protein 1 isoform X1: MRWGAGPEGRPRAGGGTQGRMYTLLSGLYKYMFQKDEYCILILGLDNAGKTTFLEQSKTRFNKNYKGMSLSKITTTVGLNIGTVDVGKARLMFWDLGGQEELQSLWDKYYAECHGVIYVIDSTDEERLAESKQAFEKVVTSEALCGVPVLVLANKQDVETCLSIHDIKTAFSDCTSKIGRRDCLTQACSALTGKGVREGIEWMVKCVVRNVHRPPRQRDIT, translated from the exons ATGCGGTGGGGCGCGGGGCCCGAGGGGCGGCCCAGAGCTGGAGGCGGGACGCAG GGCAGGATGTACACGCTGCTGTCGGGCTTGTACAAGTACATGTTTCAGAAGGACGAGTACTGCATCCTGATCCTGGGCCTGGACAATGCTGGGAAGACG ACCTTCCTGGAGCAGTCAAAAACCCGGTTTAACAAGAACTACAAGGGAATGAGTCTATCCAAAATCACCACCACCGTGGGTCTAAACA TTGGCACTGTGGATGTGGGAAAGGCTCGGCTCATGTTCTGGGACTTAGGAGGGCAGGAAGAGCTGCAGTCTTTGTGGGACAAG TATTATGCAGAGTGTCACGGCGTCATCTACGTCATTGACTCCACCGACGAGGAGAGGTTGGCCGAGTCCAAGCAGGCGTTTG AGAAGGTGGTGACCAGCGAGGCGCTGTGCGGTGTCCCTGTCTTGGTGCTGGCCAACAAGCAGGATGTGGAG ACGTGCCTCTCAATCCATGACATCAAGACGGCCTTCAGCGACTGCACCAGCAAGATCGGCAGGCGGGATTGCCTGACCCAGGCCTGCTCGGCCCTCACGGG CAAAGGGGTGCGCGAGGGCATCGAGTGGATGGTGAAGTGTGTCGTGCGGAACGTGCACCGGCCGCCGCGGCAGAGGGACATCACGTAG
- the TNFRSF6B gene encoding tumor necrosis factor receptor superfamily member 6B produces the protein MRALEGPGLLRLCLVWALPALLLVLAMCGATEAPTYPWRDTDTGEWLVCAQCPPGTFVQQPCRRDSPTTCGPCPPRHYTQFWNYLERCRYCNVLCGEHEEEARPCHATHNRACRCRAGFFALAGFCLEHASCPPGAGVMAPGTPSQNTQCQPCPPGTFSASSSSSEQCQPHRNCTALGLALNVPGSSSHDALCTSCTAFPLSTRAPGAEECKRAAIDFVAFQDISIKRLQRLLQALEAPGGWGPTPRAGRAALRLKLHQRLTELLEAPDGALLVRLLQALRMARMPGLERSVRERFLPGH, from the exons ATGAGGGCGCTGGAGGGACCGGGCCTGCTGCGGCTGTGCCTGGTGTGGGCGCTGCCCGCCCTGCTGCTGGTGCTGGCCATGTGTGGAGCGACAGAGGCACCCACTTACCCCTGGCGGGACACAGACACAGGGGAGTGGCTGGTGTGTGCCCAGTGCCCCCCAGGCACCTTCGTGCAGCAGCCCTGCCGCCGAGACAGCCCCACGACGTGTGGCCCGTGTCCTCCACGCCACTACACGCAGTTCTGGAACTACCTGGAGCGCTGCCGCTACTGCAACGTCCTCTGCGGGGAGCACGAGGAAGAGGCACGGCCTTGCCATGCCACCCACAACCGCGCCTGCCGCTGCCGCGCCGGCTTCTTCGCGCTCGCTGGTTTCTGCCTGGAGCATGCGTCGTGTCCACCTGGTGCCGGCGTGATGGCCCCGG GCACCCCCAGCCAGAACACGCAGTGCCAGCCGTGCCCCCCAGGCACCTTCTCAGCCAGCAGCTCCAGCTCAGAGCAGTGCCAGCCCCACCGTAACTGCacggccctgggcctggccctcaACGTGCCAGGCTCTTCCTCCCACGATGCCCTGTGCACCAGCTGCACTGCCTTCCCCCTCAGCACCAGGGCACCAG GAGCTGAGGAGTGCAAGCGTGCCGCCATCGACTTCGTGGCTTTCCAGGATATCTCCATCAAGAGGTTGCAGCGGCTGCTGCAGGCCCTTGAGGCCCCGGGGGGCTGGGGTCCAACACCAAGGGCGGGCCGCGCGGCCTTGCGGCTGAAGCTGCATCAGCGGCTCACGGAGCTCCTGGAGGCGCCGGACGGGGCACTTCTGGTGCGGCTGCTGCAGGCACTGCGCATGGCCAGGATGCCCGGGCTGGAGCGGAGCGTCCGTGAGCGCTTCCTCCCTGGGCACTGA
- the ARFRP1 gene encoding ADP-ribosylation factor-related protein 1 isoform X2 — MYTLLSGLYKYMFQKDEYCILILGLDNAGKTTFLEQSKTRFNKNYKGMSLSKITTTVGLNIGTVDVGKARLMFWDLGGQEELQSLWDKYYAECHGVIYVIDSTDEERLAESKQAFEKVVTSEALCGVPVLVLANKQDVETCLSIHDIKTAFSDCTSKIGRRDCLTQACSALTGKGVREGIEWMVKCVVRNVHRPPRQRDIT, encoded by the exons ATGTACACGCTGCTGTCGGGCTTGTACAAGTACATGTTTCAGAAGGACGAGTACTGCATCCTGATCCTGGGCCTGGACAATGCTGGGAAGACG ACCTTCCTGGAGCAGTCAAAAACCCGGTTTAACAAGAACTACAAGGGAATGAGTCTATCCAAAATCACCACCACCGTGGGTCTAAACA TTGGCACTGTGGATGTGGGAAAGGCTCGGCTCATGTTCTGGGACTTAGGAGGGCAGGAAGAGCTGCAGTCTTTGTGGGACAAG TATTATGCAGAGTGTCACGGCGTCATCTACGTCATTGACTCCACCGACGAGGAGAGGTTGGCCGAGTCCAAGCAGGCGTTTG AGAAGGTGGTGACCAGCGAGGCGCTGTGCGGTGTCCCTGTCTTGGTGCTGGCCAACAAGCAGGATGTGGAG ACGTGCCTCTCAATCCATGACATCAAGACGGCCTTCAGCGACTGCACCAGCAAGATCGGCAGGCGGGATTGCCTGACCCAGGCCTGCTCGGCCCTCACGGG CAAAGGGGTGCGCGAGGGCATCGAGTGGATGGTGAAGTGTGTCGTGCGGAACGTGCACCGGCCGCCGCGGCAGAGGGACATCACGTAG
- the ZGPAT gene encoding zinc finger CCCH-type with G patch domain-containing protein — protein MDEESLESALQTYRAQLQQVELALGAGLDSSEQADLRQLQGDLKELIELTEASLVSVRKSKLLAALDEERAGREDAEYQAFREAITEAVEAPAAAPESGSETVPKAEAGPESAAGGQEEEEGEDEEELSGTKVSAPYYSSWGTLEYHNAMVVGAEEAEDGSAGVRVLYLYPTHKSLKPCPFFLEGKCRFKENCRFSHGQVVSLDELRPFQDPDLSSLQAGSACLAKHQDGLWHAARITDVDNGYYTVKFDSLLLREAVVEGDGILPPLRTEATESDSDSDGTGDSSYARVVGSDTVDSGTCSSAFAGWEVHTRGIGSRLLTKMGYEFGKGLGRHADGRVEPIHAVVLPRGKSLDQCVETLQKRTRVGKAGTNKPPRCRGRGARPGGRPPPRNVFDFLNEKLQGQAPGALEAGAAPAGRRSKDMYHASKSAKRALSLRLFQTEEKIERTQRDIRSIQEALTRNAGRHSVASAQLQEKLAGAQRQLGQLRAQEAGLQQEQRKADTHKKMTEF, from the exons ATGGACGAGGAGAGCCTGGAGTCGGCTTTGCAGACCTACCGTGCGCAGCTGCAGCAGGTGGAGCTGGCCCTGGGCGCCGGCCTGGATTCGTCTGAGCAGGCGGACCTGCGCCAGCTACAGGGGGACCTGAAGGAGCTCATCGAGCTCACCGAGGCCAGCCTGGTGTCTGTCAGGAAGAGCAAGTTGCTGGCCGCGCTGGACGAAGAGCGCGCGGGCCGGGAAGATGCTGAGTACCAGGCTTTCCGGGAGGCCATCACTGAGGCGGTGGAGGCGCCAGCAGCAGCCCCTGAGTCCGGATCAGAGACCGTTCCTAAAGCAGAGGCGGGACCCGAATCTGCAGCAggtgggcaggaggaggaagagggagaggacgAGGAAGAGCTGAGTGGGACAAAGGTGAGCGCACCCTACTACAGCTCATGGGGCACTCTGGAGTATCACAACGCCATGGTGGTGGGAGCGGAAGAGGCGGAGGATGGTTCGGCGGGTGTCCGTGTGCTCTACCTGTACCCTACTCACAAATCTCTGAAGCCGTGCCCGTTCTTCCTGGAGGGAAAGTGCcgcttcaaggagaactgcag GTTCTCCCATGGGCAGGTGGTCTCTCTGGATGAGCTGCGCCCCTTCCAGGACCCAGACCTGAGCTCCCTGCAGGCCGGCTCTGCGTGTCTGGCCAAGCACCAGGATGGCCTCTGGCACGCGGCGCGCATCACCG ATGTGGACAATGGCTACTACACAGTCAAGTTTGACTCGCTGCTGCTGAGGGAGGCCGTGGTGGAGGGGGACGGCATCCTGCCCCCACTGCGCACAGAGGCCACAGAGTCTGACTCAGACAGCGATGGCACAGGTGACTCCAGCTATGCCAGAG TGGTGGGGTCGGACACTGTGGACTCCGGGACCTGCAGCTCTGCCTTTGCCGGCTGGGAGGTGCACACGCGAGGCATAGGCTCCAGACTTCTCACCAAGATGGGCTACGAGTTTGGCAAGG GTTTGGGCCGACACGCAGATGGCCGGGTGGAGCCCATCCATGCTGTAGTGTTGCCACGAGGGAAGTCGCTGGACCAGTGTGTGGAGACACTGCAGAAGCGGACCAGGGTTGGCAAGGCTGGCACCAACAAGCCCCCCAGGTGCCGGGGAAGAGGGGCCCGGCCTGGGGGCCGCCCACCCCCTCGGAATGTGTTTGACTTCCTCAATGAAAAGCTGCAAGGCCAGGCTCCTGGGGCCCTAGAGGCCGGGGCAGCCCCGGCGGGGAGGAGGAGCAAGGACATGTACCATGCCAGCAAGAGCGCCAAGCGGGCGCTGAGCCTGCGGCTCTTCCAGACCGAGGAGAAGATCGAGCGAACCCAGCGGGACATCAGGAGCATCCAGGAGGCTCTCACCCGCAATGCTGGCCG GCATAGCGTGGCGTCAGCCCAGCTGCAGGAGAAGCTGGCAGGAGCCCAGCGCCAGCTGGGGCAGCTCCGGGCTCAGGAAGCAGGCCTGCAGCAGGAGCAGAGGAAGGCAGACACCCACAAGAAGATGACTGAGTTCTAG